A part of Ooceraea biroi isolate clonal line C1 chromosome 10, Obir_v5.4, whole genome shotgun sequence genomic DNA contains:
- the LOC105285815 gene encoding liprin-beta-2 isoform X4, translating into MEKVWSDGIIGERKDLTPIMEEEDKGQAKGSQSDSSDAASTIKHWNSRWTPSEGYESSGTSTNSDVGDGYLQDYPRGTGLSEPGIACQTAYRSQECLCQACLLGYAKMIALQGSMPNICAVSSGMSNICAASAAHLGSFSSLCATPCSRSFVSSDLTHHPLKEHVTSVGHCPHVCHLQQSPMLAKERGILHAANKTNSTMSLPVSSRCGSLDRRRRKLRSRVDRDQRAMSHSDLICHEKDKPQHYCSLQQFHCGSNVCMNNYHSKTEERLRKLESERGALHMEVSVLSEQVDAQSNKIQELESMLQDKKDTLRQMEEALQKEVLSRSALETQKLELLSSLSEMKLRQAGLEHENLSLRSTSPLSNGERFSRHTGQYSSLPRPPTSKKGVVFAEEEKIVIGEASVQPKPLPPKPLGELTMEDVGDWLSRLGLECYAGELRRWGATGPKLLDITQAQLEKELDIKNTLHRKKLLYAIESERSNGAGFLGSHKMDNGAVLRWLDDIGLPQHKEAFHNAKIDGRVLHRLTTEDLLNLGVTAQLHAASLRRGIQVLRDLEFEFDSLERRSANGNGADGTYVTLWTNHRVMEWLRVVDLAEYAPNMRGSGVHGGLIIHEGRFTSELLATLLSIPPAKTLLRRHLTTHFNQILGREVVQQKREIESTLGFVPLTLTARLKVSKKSQFTLKRKKSKNEVDFGNLVCPLEASPPGTPSTPSSTPGSPNLNSPTF; encoded by the exons ATGGAGAAAGTTTGGAGCGACGGTATCATTGGAGAACGGAAGGATCTTACTCCTATAATGGAGGAAGAGGATAAAGGACAAGCAAAGG GTTCGCAATCGGACTCGTCGGACGCGGCGTCGACTATAAAGCACTGGAACAGTCGGTGGACGCCCTCAGAGGGCTACGAGTCGTCGGGCACATCAACGAATTCTGACGTGGGTGACGGCTACCTTCAGGATTATCCGCGGGGTACCGGTCTGTCCGAACCGGGGATTGCATGCCAGACGGCCTATCGATCGCAGGAATGTTTGTGCCAG GCTTGCTTGCTCGGCTATGCTAAGATGATAGCGCTTCAAGGGAGTATGCCTAATATCTGTGCAGTATCCAGCGGTATGTCTAATATCTGTGCGGCATCGGCTGCTCATCTGGGAAGTTTCTCGTCCCTCTGCGCGACGCCGTGTTCAAGGTCGTT TGTCTCCAGCGATCTAACGCATCACCCTCTCAAAGAGCACGTTACGAGCGTTGGCCATTGTCCGCACGTTTGTCATCTGCAACAAAGTCCGATGTTGGCAAAGGAGCGAGGAATATTACACGCGGCCAACAAAACAAACAGTACAATGTCGCTGCCGGTGAGCTCGAGGTGTGGCTCCCTGGACAGAAGGCGGCGCAAACTCCGCAGTCGAGTGGACCGCGATCAGAGAGCGATGTCTCACAGCGATCTGATCTGCCACGAGAAGGACAAGCCGCAGCACTACTGTTCGCTGCAGCAGTTTCACTGCGGAAGCAATGTGTGCATGAATAATTATCATAGTAAAACCGAG GAGCGACTGAGAAAATTGGAAAGCGAACGCGGAGCATTACACATGGAAGTGTCAGTTTTGTCTGAACAAGTCGACGCGCAGTCGAACAAAATACAGGAGTTGGAAAGCATGCTGCAAGACAAGAAGGACACGCTGAGACAAATGGAAGAAGCGTTGCAAAAg GAAGTTTTATCGAGGAGCGCTTTGGAGACGCAAAAGTTGGAGCTTCTTTCCTCTCTGTCCGAGATGAAACTCAGGCAAGCTGGTCTGGAACACGAAAACCTGTCGCTGCGCAGCACAAGTCCTTTATCGAAC GGTGAAAGATTCAGCAGGCACACGGGTCAATACAGTAGCCTCCCCAGGCCGCCAACATCCAAGAAAGGCGTTGTATTTG cggaggaagagaaaatcGTGATCGGTGAAGCGAGCGTGCAACCAAAACCGCTACCACCGAAACCGCTCGGCGAACTCACTATGGAGGACGTCGGCGATTGGTTGTCTCGTCTCGGTCTGGAGTGCTATGCCGGCGAGCTGAGACGCTGGGGCGCCACTGGGCCGAAATTGCTCGACATCACGCAAGCCCAGCTGGAAAAAGAACTCGACATAAAGAATACCCTTCACAGAAAAAAGTTACTTTACGCCATTGAGTCGGAGCGAAGCAACGGCGCTGGATTTCTCGGTTCTCACAAG ATGGACAACGGGGCCGTGTTGCGATGGCTGGACGACATCGGATTGCCGCAACACAAGGAAGCCTTTCACAACGCAAAGATCGACGGTAGAGTTCTGCACAGGCTGACCACGGAGGACCTCTTGAATCTTGGAGTCACCGCGCAGCTGCACGCTGCCAGCTTAAGACGCGGGATTCAG GTTTTACGGGACTTGGAATTTGAATTTGACAGTCTGGAGAGAAGATCTGCGAATGGTAACGGCGCCGATGGAACCTACGTCACCCTCTGGACGAACCATCGTGTGATGGAGTGGTTGCGGGTCGTGGACCTCGCGGAGTACGCACCGAACATGCGTGGTTCCGGCGTCCACGGCGGTTTGATCATCCACGAAGGCCGATTCACTTCCGAGCTGCTCGCCACGTTGCTTAGCATTCCGCCAGCGAAGACTTTACTTCGTAGGCACTTGACAACGCACTTCAATCAGATCCTCGGCAGAGAGGTCGTccagcaaaagagagagatagagagcaCACTCGGTTTCGTTCCCCTGACGCTTACTGCCAGATTAAAG GTATCAAAGAAATCTCAATTTACGCTGAAACGTAAAAAGAGTAAAAACGAGGTGGATTTCGGCAATCTGGTTTGTCCCTTGGAGGCGTCACCACCAGGTACCCCTTCAACACCTTCGTCAACACCAGGCAGCCCTAACTTGAACTCACCCACATTCTAA
- the LOC105285815 gene encoding liprin-beta-2 isoform X1 encodes MEKVWSDGIIGERKDLTPIMEEEDKGQAKGSQSDSSDAASTIKHWNSRWTPSEGYESSGTSTNSDVGDGYLQDYPRGTGLSEPGIACQTAYRSQECLCQACLLGYAKMIALQGSMPNICAVSSGMSNICAASAAHLGSFSSLCATPCSRSFVSSDLTHHPLKEHVTSVGHCPHVCHLQQSPMLAKERGILHAANKTNSTMSLPVSSRCGSLDRRRRKLRSRVDRDQRAMSHSDLICHEKDKPQHYCSLQQFHCGSNVCMNNYHSKTEERLRKLESERGALHMEVSVLSEQVDAQSNKIQELESMLQDKKDTLRQMEEALQKEVLSRSALETQKLELLSSLSEMKLRQAGLEHENLSLRSTSPLSNGERFSRHTGQYSSLPRPPTSKKGVVFGKVPNLVSGAHTTIPLAVRGVSARCLSAPILAEEEKIVIGEASVQPKPLPPKPLGELTMEDVGDWLSRLGLECYAGELRRWGATGPKLLDITQAQLEKELDIKNTLHRKKLLYAIESERSNGAGFLGSHKMDNGAVLRWLDDIGLPQHKEAFHNAKIDGRVLHRLTTEDLLNLGVTAQLHAASLRRGIQVLRDLEFEFDSLERRSANGNGADGTYVTLWTNHRVMEWLRVVDLAEYAPNMRGSGVHGGLIIHEGRFTSELLATLLSIPPAKTLLRRHLTTHFNQILGREVVQQKREIESTLGFVPLTLTARLKVSKKSQFTLKRKKSKNEVDFGNLVCPLEASPPGTPSTPSSTPGSPNLNSPTF; translated from the exons ATGGAGAAAGTTTGGAGCGACGGTATCATTGGAGAACGGAAGGATCTTACTCCTATAATGGAGGAAGAGGATAAAGGACAAGCAAAGG GTTCGCAATCGGACTCGTCGGACGCGGCGTCGACTATAAAGCACTGGAACAGTCGGTGGACGCCCTCAGAGGGCTACGAGTCGTCGGGCACATCAACGAATTCTGACGTGGGTGACGGCTACCTTCAGGATTATCCGCGGGGTACCGGTCTGTCCGAACCGGGGATTGCATGCCAGACGGCCTATCGATCGCAGGAATGTTTGTGCCAG GCTTGCTTGCTCGGCTATGCTAAGATGATAGCGCTTCAAGGGAGTATGCCTAATATCTGTGCAGTATCCAGCGGTATGTCTAATATCTGTGCGGCATCGGCTGCTCATCTGGGAAGTTTCTCGTCCCTCTGCGCGACGCCGTGTTCAAGGTCGTT TGTCTCCAGCGATCTAACGCATCACCCTCTCAAAGAGCACGTTACGAGCGTTGGCCATTGTCCGCACGTTTGTCATCTGCAACAAAGTCCGATGTTGGCAAAGGAGCGAGGAATATTACACGCGGCCAACAAAACAAACAGTACAATGTCGCTGCCGGTGAGCTCGAGGTGTGGCTCCCTGGACAGAAGGCGGCGCAAACTCCGCAGTCGAGTGGACCGCGATCAGAGAGCGATGTCTCACAGCGATCTGATCTGCCACGAGAAGGACAAGCCGCAGCACTACTGTTCGCTGCAGCAGTTTCACTGCGGAAGCAATGTGTGCATGAATAATTATCATAGTAAAACCGAG GAGCGACTGAGAAAATTGGAAAGCGAACGCGGAGCATTACACATGGAAGTGTCAGTTTTGTCTGAACAAGTCGACGCGCAGTCGAACAAAATACAGGAGTTGGAAAGCATGCTGCAAGACAAGAAGGACACGCTGAGACAAATGGAAGAAGCGTTGCAAAAg GAAGTTTTATCGAGGAGCGCTTTGGAGACGCAAAAGTTGGAGCTTCTTTCCTCTCTGTCCGAGATGAAACTCAGGCAAGCTGGTCTGGAACACGAAAACCTGTCGCTGCGCAGCACAAGTCCTTTATCGAAC GGTGAAAGATTCAGCAGGCACACGGGTCAATACAGTAGCCTCCCCAGGCCGCCAACATCCAAGAAAGGCGTTGTATTTGGTAAGGTTCCAAATTTAGTCTCAGGAGCGCATACGACGATACCCTTGGCTGTTAGGGGAGTCTCTGCGAGATGTCTGTCCGCTCCTATTCTAG cggaggaagagaaaatcGTGATCGGTGAAGCGAGCGTGCAACCAAAACCGCTACCACCGAAACCGCTCGGCGAACTCACTATGGAGGACGTCGGCGATTGGTTGTCTCGTCTCGGTCTGGAGTGCTATGCCGGCGAGCTGAGACGCTGGGGCGCCACTGGGCCGAAATTGCTCGACATCACGCAAGCCCAGCTGGAAAAAGAACTCGACATAAAGAATACCCTTCACAGAAAAAAGTTACTTTACGCCATTGAGTCGGAGCGAAGCAACGGCGCTGGATTTCTCGGTTCTCACAAG ATGGACAACGGGGCCGTGTTGCGATGGCTGGACGACATCGGATTGCCGCAACACAAGGAAGCCTTTCACAACGCAAAGATCGACGGTAGAGTTCTGCACAGGCTGACCACGGAGGACCTCTTGAATCTTGGAGTCACCGCGCAGCTGCACGCTGCCAGCTTAAGACGCGGGATTCAG GTTTTACGGGACTTGGAATTTGAATTTGACAGTCTGGAGAGAAGATCTGCGAATGGTAACGGCGCCGATGGAACCTACGTCACCCTCTGGACGAACCATCGTGTGATGGAGTGGTTGCGGGTCGTGGACCTCGCGGAGTACGCACCGAACATGCGTGGTTCCGGCGTCCACGGCGGTTTGATCATCCACGAAGGCCGATTCACTTCCGAGCTGCTCGCCACGTTGCTTAGCATTCCGCCAGCGAAGACTTTACTTCGTAGGCACTTGACAACGCACTTCAATCAGATCCTCGGCAGAGAGGTCGTccagcaaaagagagagatagagagcaCACTCGGTTTCGTTCCCCTGACGCTTACTGCCAGATTAAAG GTATCAAAGAAATCTCAATTTACGCTGAAACGTAAAAAGAGTAAAAACGAGGTGGATTTCGGCAATCTGGTTTGTCCCTTGGAGGCGTCACCACCAGGTACCCCTTCAACACCTTCGTCAACACCAGGCAGCCCTAACTTGAACTCACCCACATTCTAA
- the LOC105285815 gene encoding liprin-beta-2 isoform X2, with translation MEKVWSDGIIGERKDLTPIMEEEDKGQAKGSQSDSSDAASTIKHWNSRWTPSEGYESSGTSTNSDVGDGYLQDYPRGTGLSEPGIACQTAYRSQECLCQACLLGYAKMIALQGSMPNICAVSSGMSNICAASAAHLGSFSSLCATPCSSVSSDLTHHPLKEHVTSVGHCPHVCHLQQSPMLAKERGILHAANKTNSTMSLPVSSRCGSLDRRRRKLRSRVDRDQRAMSHSDLICHEKDKPQHYCSLQQFHCGSNVCMNNYHSKTEERLRKLESERGALHMEVSVLSEQVDAQSNKIQELESMLQDKKDTLRQMEEALQKEVLSRSALETQKLELLSSLSEMKLRQAGLEHENLSLRSTSPLSNGERFSRHTGQYSSLPRPPTSKKGVVFGKVPNLVSGAHTTIPLAVRGVSARCLSAPILAEEEKIVIGEASVQPKPLPPKPLGELTMEDVGDWLSRLGLECYAGELRRWGATGPKLLDITQAQLEKELDIKNTLHRKKLLYAIESERSNGAGFLGSHKMDNGAVLRWLDDIGLPQHKEAFHNAKIDGRVLHRLTTEDLLNLGVTAQLHAASLRRGIQVLRDLEFEFDSLERRSANGNGADGTYVTLWTNHRVMEWLRVVDLAEYAPNMRGSGVHGGLIIHEGRFTSELLATLLSIPPAKTLLRRHLTTHFNQILGREVVQQKREIESTLGFVPLTLTARLKVSKKSQFTLKRKKSKNEVDFGNLVCPLEASPPGTPSTPSSTPGSPNLNSPTF, from the exons ATGGAGAAAGTTTGGAGCGACGGTATCATTGGAGAACGGAAGGATCTTACTCCTATAATGGAGGAAGAGGATAAAGGACAAGCAAAGG GTTCGCAATCGGACTCGTCGGACGCGGCGTCGACTATAAAGCACTGGAACAGTCGGTGGACGCCCTCAGAGGGCTACGAGTCGTCGGGCACATCAACGAATTCTGACGTGGGTGACGGCTACCTTCAGGATTATCCGCGGGGTACCGGTCTGTCCGAACCGGGGATTGCATGCCAGACGGCCTATCGATCGCAGGAATGTTTGTGCCAG GCTTGCTTGCTCGGCTATGCTAAGATGATAGCGCTTCAAGGGAGTATGCCTAATATCTGTGCAGTATCCAGCGGTATGTCTAATATCTGTGCGGCATCGGCTGCTCATCTGGGAAGTTTCTCGTCCCTCTGCGCGACGCCGTGTTCAAG TGTCTCCAGCGATCTAACGCATCACCCTCTCAAAGAGCACGTTACGAGCGTTGGCCATTGTCCGCACGTTTGTCATCTGCAACAAAGTCCGATGTTGGCAAAGGAGCGAGGAATATTACACGCGGCCAACAAAACAAACAGTACAATGTCGCTGCCGGTGAGCTCGAGGTGTGGCTCCCTGGACAGAAGGCGGCGCAAACTCCGCAGTCGAGTGGACCGCGATCAGAGAGCGATGTCTCACAGCGATCTGATCTGCCACGAGAAGGACAAGCCGCAGCACTACTGTTCGCTGCAGCAGTTTCACTGCGGAAGCAATGTGTGCATGAATAATTATCATAGTAAAACCGAG GAGCGACTGAGAAAATTGGAAAGCGAACGCGGAGCATTACACATGGAAGTGTCAGTTTTGTCTGAACAAGTCGACGCGCAGTCGAACAAAATACAGGAGTTGGAAAGCATGCTGCAAGACAAGAAGGACACGCTGAGACAAATGGAAGAAGCGTTGCAAAAg GAAGTTTTATCGAGGAGCGCTTTGGAGACGCAAAAGTTGGAGCTTCTTTCCTCTCTGTCCGAGATGAAACTCAGGCAAGCTGGTCTGGAACACGAAAACCTGTCGCTGCGCAGCACAAGTCCTTTATCGAAC GGTGAAAGATTCAGCAGGCACACGGGTCAATACAGTAGCCTCCCCAGGCCGCCAACATCCAAGAAAGGCGTTGTATTTGGTAAGGTTCCAAATTTAGTCTCAGGAGCGCATACGACGATACCCTTGGCTGTTAGGGGAGTCTCTGCGAGATGTCTGTCCGCTCCTATTCTAG cggaggaagagaaaatcGTGATCGGTGAAGCGAGCGTGCAACCAAAACCGCTACCACCGAAACCGCTCGGCGAACTCACTATGGAGGACGTCGGCGATTGGTTGTCTCGTCTCGGTCTGGAGTGCTATGCCGGCGAGCTGAGACGCTGGGGCGCCACTGGGCCGAAATTGCTCGACATCACGCAAGCCCAGCTGGAAAAAGAACTCGACATAAAGAATACCCTTCACAGAAAAAAGTTACTTTACGCCATTGAGTCGGAGCGAAGCAACGGCGCTGGATTTCTCGGTTCTCACAAG ATGGACAACGGGGCCGTGTTGCGATGGCTGGACGACATCGGATTGCCGCAACACAAGGAAGCCTTTCACAACGCAAAGATCGACGGTAGAGTTCTGCACAGGCTGACCACGGAGGACCTCTTGAATCTTGGAGTCACCGCGCAGCTGCACGCTGCCAGCTTAAGACGCGGGATTCAG GTTTTACGGGACTTGGAATTTGAATTTGACAGTCTGGAGAGAAGATCTGCGAATGGTAACGGCGCCGATGGAACCTACGTCACCCTCTGGACGAACCATCGTGTGATGGAGTGGTTGCGGGTCGTGGACCTCGCGGAGTACGCACCGAACATGCGTGGTTCCGGCGTCCACGGCGGTTTGATCATCCACGAAGGCCGATTCACTTCCGAGCTGCTCGCCACGTTGCTTAGCATTCCGCCAGCGAAGACTTTACTTCGTAGGCACTTGACAACGCACTTCAATCAGATCCTCGGCAGAGAGGTCGTccagcaaaagagagagatagagagcaCACTCGGTTTCGTTCCCCTGACGCTTACTGCCAGATTAAAG GTATCAAAGAAATCTCAATTTACGCTGAAACGTAAAAAGAGTAAAAACGAGGTGGATTTCGGCAATCTGGTTTGTCCCTTGGAGGCGTCACCACCAGGTACCCCTTCAACACCTTCGTCAACACCAGGCAGCCCTAACTTGAACTCACCCACATTCTAA
- the LOC105285815 gene encoding liprin-beta-2 isoform X3 yields MEKVWSDGIIGERKDLTPIMEEEDKGQAKGSQSDSSDAASTIKHWNSRWTPSEGYESSGTSTNSDVGDGYLQDYPRGTGLSEPGIACQTAYRSQECLCQACLLGYAKMIALQGSMPNICAVSSGMSNICAASAAHLGSFSSLCATPCSRSFVSSDLTHHPLKEHVTSVGHCPHVCHLQQSPMLAKERGILHAANKTNSTMSLPVSSRCGSLDRRRRKLRSRVDRDQRAMSHSDLICHEKDKPQHYCSLQQFHCGSNVCMNNYHSKTEERLRKLESERGALHMEVSVLSEQVDAQSNKIQELESMLQDKKDTLRQMEEALQKEVLSRSALETQKLELLSSLSEMKLRQAGLEHENLSLRSTSPLSNGERFSRHTGQYSSLPRPPTSKKGVVFGKVPNLVSGAHTTIPLAVRGVSARCLSAPILAEEEKIVIGEASVQPKPLPPKPLGELTMEDVGDWLSRLGLECYAGELRRWGATGPKLLDITQAQLEKELDIKNTLHRKKLLYAIESERSNGAGFLGSHKMDNGAVLRWLDDIGLPQHKEAFHNAKIDGRVLHRLTTEDLLNLGVTAQLHAASLRRGIQVLRDLEFEFDSLERRSANGNGADGTYVTLWTNHRVMEWLRVVDLAEYAPNMRGSGVHGGLIIHEGRFTSELLATLLSIPPAKTLLRRHLTTHFNQILGREVVQQKREIESTLGFVPLTLTARLKVSKKSQFTLKRKKSKNEVDFGNLVCPLEASPPDLEDTGQRRVIGCI; encoded by the exons ATGGAGAAAGTTTGGAGCGACGGTATCATTGGAGAACGGAAGGATCTTACTCCTATAATGGAGGAAGAGGATAAAGGACAAGCAAAGG GTTCGCAATCGGACTCGTCGGACGCGGCGTCGACTATAAAGCACTGGAACAGTCGGTGGACGCCCTCAGAGGGCTACGAGTCGTCGGGCACATCAACGAATTCTGACGTGGGTGACGGCTACCTTCAGGATTATCCGCGGGGTACCGGTCTGTCCGAACCGGGGATTGCATGCCAGACGGCCTATCGATCGCAGGAATGTTTGTGCCAG GCTTGCTTGCTCGGCTATGCTAAGATGATAGCGCTTCAAGGGAGTATGCCTAATATCTGTGCAGTATCCAGCGGTATGTCTAATATCTGTGCGGCATCGGCTGCTCATCTGGGAAGTTTCTCGTCCCTCTGCGCGACGCCGTGTTCAAGGTCGTT TGTCTCCAGCGATCTAACGCATCACCCTCTCAAAGAGCACGTTACGAGCGTTGGCCATTGTCCGCACGTTTGTCATCTGCAACAAAGTCCGATGTTGGCAAAGGAGCGAGGAATATTACACGCGGCCAACAAAACAAACAGTACAATGTCGCTGCCGGTGAGCTCGAGGTGTGGCTCCCTGGACAGAAGGCGGCGCAAACTCCGCAGTCGAGTGGACCGCGATCAGAGAGCGATGTCTCACAGCGATCTGATCTGCCACGAGAAGGACAAGCCGCAGCACTACTGTTCGCTGCAGCAGTTTCACTGCGGAAGCAATGTGTGCATGAATAATTATCATAGTAAAACCGAG GAGCGACTGAGAAAATTGGAAAGCGAACGCGGAGCATTACACATGGAAGTGTCAGTTTTGTCTGAACAAGTCGACGCGCAGTCGAACAAAATACAGGAGTTGGAAAGCATGCTGCAAGACAAGAAGGACACGCTGAGACAAATGGAAGAAGCGTTGCAAAAg GAAGTTTTATCGAGGAGCGCTTTGGAGACGCAAAAGTTGGAGCTTCTTTCCTCTCTGTCCGAGATGAAACTCAGGCAAGCTGGTCTGGAACACGAAAACCTGTCGCTGCGCAGCACAAGTCCTTTATCGAAC GGTGAAAGATTCAGCAGGCACACGGGTCAATACAGTAGCCTCCCCAGGCCGCCAACATCCAAGAAAGGCGTTGTATTTGGTAAGGTTCCAAATTTAGTCTCAGGAGCGCATACGACGATACCCTTGGCTGTTAGGGGAGTCTCTGCGAGATGTCTGTCCGCTCCTATTCTAG cggaggaagagaaaatcGTGATCGGTGAAGCGAGCGTGCAACCAAAACCGCTACCACCGAAACCGCTCGGCGAACTCACTATGGAGGACGTCGGCGATTGGTTGTCTCGTCTCGGTCTGGAGTGCTATGCCGGCGAGCTGAGACGCTGGGGCGCCACTGGGCCGAAATTGCTCGACATCACGCAAGCCCAGCTGGAAAAAGAACTCGACATAAAGAATACCCTTCACAGAAAAAAGTTACTTTACGCCATTGAGTCGGAGCGAAGCAACGGCGCTGGATTTCTCGGTTCTCACAAG ATGGACAACGGGGCCGTGTTGCGATGGCTGGACGACATCGGATTGCCGCAACACAAGGAAGCCTTTCACAACGCAAAGATCGACGGTAGAGTTCTGCACAGGCTGACCACGGAGGACCTCTTGAATCTTGGAGTCACCGCGCAGCTGCACGCTGCCAGCTTAAGACGCGGGATTCAG GTTTTACGGGACTTGGAATTTGAATTTGACAGTCTGGAGAGAAGATCTGCGAATGGTAACGGCGCCGATGGAACCTACGTCACCCTCTGGACGAACCATCGTGTGATGGAGTGGTTGCGGGTCGTGGACCTCGCGGAGTACGCACCGAACATGCGTGGTTCCGGCGTCCACGGCGGTTTGATCATCCACGAAGGCCGATTCACTTCCGAGCTGCTCGCCACGTTGCTTAGCATTCCGCCAGCGAAGACTTTACTTCGTAGGCACTTGACAACGCACTTCAATCAGATCCTCGGCAGAGAGGTCGTccagcaaaagagagagatagagagcaCACTCGGTTTCGTTCCCCTGACGCTTACTGCCAGATTAAAG GTATCAAAGAAATCTCAATTTACGCTGAAACGTAAAAAGAGTAAAAACGAGGTGGATTTCGGCAATCTGGTTTGTCCCTTGGAGGCGTCACCACCAG ACTTGGAGGATACTGGGCAACGGAGAGTAATAGGTTGCATATAA
- the LOC105285811 gene encoding 60S ribosomal protein L27a, translating into MATHKKKTRKLRGHVSHGHGRIGKHRKHPGGRGNAGGLHHHRINFDKYHPGYFGKLGMRNFHLRRNTKWCPTINLDKLWTLVSEQTRLKYKDVEGKAPVIDLVKAGYYKLLGKGRLPKQPVIVKAKFFSKQAEDKIKAVGGACVLCA; encoded by the exons ATG GCAACCCACAAGAAGAAGACTAGGAAGTTACGTGGACACGTGAGTCACGGCCACGGCCGTATCG GCAAGCATAGGAAACACCCGGGCGGTCGCGGTAACGCCGGTGGCTTGCACCACCACCGAATAAACTTCGACAAATACCATCCTGGGTACTTTGGTAAG CTTGGAATGAGAAATTTTCACTTGAGGCGTAACACGAAGTGGTGCCCCACAATTAATCTAGACAAATTGTGGACTCTGGTTTCTGAGCAAACGAGGTTAAAGTACAAAGATGTTGAAGGCAAAGCCCCCGTAATCGATCTTGTAAAAGCG ggATACTACAAACTCCTTGGAAAAGGAAGATTGCCCAAGCAACCGGTCATCGTAAAGGCTAAATTCTTCAGCAAGCAGGCGGAAGATAAGATCAAGGCAGTCGGTGGTGCGTGCGTCCTGTGCGCGTAA
- the LOC105285812 gene encoding splicing factor 3A subunit 2 — MDFQNRPGGKTGGGGVASWSESNRDRRERLRQLAMETIDLNKDPYFMKNHLGSYECKLCLTLHNNEGSYLAHTQGKKHQANLARRAAKEAKEAPQTLAPEKPRVEPKKFVKIGRPGYRVTKQRDPESGQQSLLFQVDYPEVADNVIPRHRFMSAYEQRVEPPDRKWQYLLFAAEPYETIAFKVPSREVEKAEGKFWTHWNKDTKQFFLQFAFKNEKPSVGKVPPPPVPLIRPGLGPMVPVPPPPPRPPMFNPVPPPPALLATGMQIPPPPPHLA, encoded by the exons ATGGATTTCCAAAATCGCCCGGGCGGCAAAACCGGCGGTGGCGGGGTCGCCTCCTGGTCGGAGAGTAATCGCGACCGTCGGGAGCGTCTCCGTCAGCTCGCCATGGAGACGATCGACTTGAACAAAGATccgtattttatgaaaaatcatCTGGGCTCGTACGAGTGTAAACTGTGTCTCACTCTGCACAACAACGAGGGTAGCTACCTGGCGCACACGCAGGGTAAGAAGCATCAGGCCAACTTGGCCAGGAGAGCCGCTAAGGAAGCCAAGGAGGCGCCGCAGACTCTGGCACCGGAGAAACCCAGGGTCGAGCCGAAGAAATTCGTGAAAATCGGTCGACCTGGTTATCGAGTCACCAAGCAGCGCGACCCGGAATCCGGCCAGCAGAGTCTCCTGTTCCAAGTGGATTACCCAGAGGTGGCGGACAATGTGATCCCGCGACACAGGTTTATGTCCGCCTACGAGCAGAGGGTCGAGCCACCGGATCGCAAATGGCAATATCTATTGTTTGCAGCCGAGCCATACGAAACTATCGCCTTCAAG GTACCCAGCAGGGAAGTGGAGAAGGCGGAAGGCAAGTTTTGGACTCACTGGAACAAAGATACAAAACAGTTTTTCCtgcaatttgcatttaagAATGAGAAACCGTCCGTTGGCAAAGTACCGCCGCCACCAGTTCCCCTGATACGGCCCGGATTGGGTCCAATGGTACCggtaccaccaccaccacctaGACCACCAATGTTTAATCCTGTACCACCACCGCCAGCTCTTTTGGCAACTGGAATGCAAATACCTCCTCCACCACCTCATCtagcataa